The genomic segment TTGCAGCAGCAAACAAAGCCGATGGTGACAGAGTCATTAGACGCAAAAGTTCAGATTTTAAGGGGGATCGAACCCCTTAAAACCTGAGCAAACAAAGCCTCAAATTCCAGATGTAATATCCGCAATAAAACAAGGAAGATGAGGTAAAAAGCGGTCAACGCTATTTAGGCATGGACATCAGCCACTTACCACTTATCCCTTGCTCCTAGGTACTTACTCCTTCTTCCTAAAAATCCTCTTAAAGAAATTTCCTTTCTTCTCTTTTTTGCCTACCGAAGTAATATTAACTTCGTTGTCTATTGCTGGGTGAATGGCATGTATAAAAGCATTACGCAACAAGTCGGCAACTGCATACCATATATTAATTTCGGTTTTACCGAATGCACCTTCTATAATAACTTTTGTGGCTATTTGGTCTTTCTTTCTATTCTCTAACACTATGCCCGCAGTGCCAACAACACCCTCCCATAGTTTTTGTTTAAATGGATCTTTACGATCTTCAGGTCCCAATACATCAAGGTCTTTAATAACAGGTTTTACATATCCTTTATACTTTCCATCTTTTCCCGCTATTTCAGTATATAAACCAAAAACACCTTTGTTGATGTCAATATTAGCATAGGCCTTGAAAAAATTATTCAATTCGGGTAAGTTTGTATTTTTTAATTCCGCATTCATATCGAAAGTTAACTTATCAGCCAATGGATTCATTTTCATATTAAAACTTAAGGTACCTTTATATACATTGGCATTGGCAGTGACTCTTGCAGGAAGCAAAGCAGTATCGCGGACACTGGATAGGTTTTCTGCCAGCACATGCGTTTGGTCCATCATGATATTTACTATTGGTTTCGAGGTGGAATCAATATATTGTATTTTGCCGTTCATTATTTCAAAACGGTTTATTTTGAGCGGCATAAATTTGTCGAGCACTTGCCTGAAATCAGTAGTGTCTTTTTGAATTTGGGCAGGTTCTGCTTTATCTTTGGTGAACCGCAAAACGGGGTTATCAAATTCGAGTTCGCCAACAATCCTACCATGAAACAATGATTTCCATTCAACCGATATATCAATGACCTCTGAAGAAATAAAGGGTGTCTTTTGCTTCGTTATAGAATCAACTTTGTTAATATAAAAATCTTTTATAGTATAAGCCCCCCGGTATATTGAAAGGTCAATATCCTTAATATGGCCATAATAGCCATGCATGGTAGCCAGCGTTTTATTGGCATAATGTAATATTATATAAGGAAGGGCAAGGCGAATACCTACCAATACCAAAAGTGTGATACCAAAAATTTTCCATTTCCTGTTTTTAGTTTTTTTTGGTGATTTGGGTTTTGCTTTTAGAACTGCCATAAAAGTTTATTTAATAATGGCTTAAAATATTGAGCATCCCAGATGCCGCATTAAGCAGAAGGAGGTTTATTCTGCTGAGATGTTTGATTTTATTTCACTTAGGGCTTGGTGGATGCCCGAAAGTTGCTTTTGTATCATAGCTCTTATGTTGTCGGGAAATAGCGTTTCTTCTAAGGTATCTGTATAATGTTTTACGGCAGCTTCTTCGCCAGTAATACATGCATTTATAATAGCATTTTTGTCGCCCGAGGTTAAAACGGATTTTATATCCATTAACACACGATGCAAGAGCCCCACAGGGCCTCCGCTATCTTCTGCTGCACTGCCTAAGTGGTGTACTTGTTTTTGCAATTCTTCAATATATCCACTTCTTTGTTTTGAATATTTTTCAAAAATGGCTTTCATTTGGTTGTCTTTAACATCTTTAGCGGCATTCTCATACCCTATTTTCCCATCTTCGGCTATAGCAATAAAATGATTTAATTTGTCGATAATTTTTTGATTTGGATTTTCCATGGTTTCGTAATTTTTTGTGCGTCAAAATTATACTGGAGGGCAACAGATAATATTACATAACTACGAGCAATATTTACATAATTAATTGATTTTTATAAATAGCCGTGTGTCCCTCTATCCTGAATCCAAAATCCAAAATCCCTTTTTTCTTTTAGAAAATCTGTCATATTCCGTACCTTTGGCGGTAGATTTGTAAACTTCTTTCAAACTAAAAAAACAATAATAAAAAATGGAAAATCAATTTCAATTTAACAACAGCGTTCCGCAAACGCAAGAGGGTGCAATCCCAAAAACATTTGTGGCCAACGTTTTTTCATGGATGGCTTTTGCGTTGGGAATCTCAGGTGCATTAGCTTACATGTTCGGTACCGATGCTTCTTTGATGGAATCTTTATTTGAACGTGGTCGGGGTATGACGGCATTAGGTTATGTAGTAATGTTTGCACCCATAGGTTTGGTACTGGTGATGAATATGGCGATGCAACGCTTGTCATTTCCAGTTTTACTTATACTCTTCACGTTGTTTGCGGTGTCTATGGGTATGAGTCTCAGTTTTGTTTTTATGGTATATAAACTGGGTAGCATTTTTCAGATATTTTTAATCAGTTCGGGTATGTTTGGAGCAATGGCCGTATTGGGTTATACCACCAAAACCGATTTAACAAAACTGGGTTCATTATTAATGATGGCTTTGTTCGGAATTATTATAGCTTCAGTTATTAATATGTTTGTGGGTAGCCGTGGTATGAGTCTCGTTATAAGTTTTATCTCGGTAATTGTATTTACGGGGTTAACCGCTTACGATGTACAAAAAATTAAAACTTTAGGTTCTCAAGTGGAGGCAGGCACTGAAACCACTGCCAAATTATCGATACTGGCTGCTATGGGCATTTACTTAGATTTCATTAATATATTCTTGGCCTTGCTCAATTTATTTGGCGATCGAAAATAATAATTTTAAAAAATTAATATAAAAAGAGCAACTTATTTCTAAGTTGCTCTTTTTTGTATTGACGAATATAGAAAATTTAGTCTATCAAAATCTTTTGGGTTTCTCCCGCCAGTTTTATAATATACATCCCTTTTGATAGGAATGACAGGTCTAACGTTTTTGTCGCAGGATTATTCCAAGTTTCTTCATGTACCTTTTCGCCCTGCATATTATATATATATAATTCACTTTTTTGTACTACAGTTGTATTATATGAGATAGTAAATATTCCAGATGAACTATTGGGATATATGGTTAAATTTGTGCTAGGTGAAATTTGTGGTGCTGGTAAATTATAATTTGCTAACCAAACAACGCCAGCAGCCTCGCCAAGCTTGTCGACATATACAGAGGCAACCGGTAGAATAAAACCTGTTGTCCAAAAATCATAATATGTTCCACTGCTTTTCTGATTAGATTGGAGCATTGCCCATTGCCCGGTGTTATTTTTATACTCTTCTGTAAAATATAGATTTTCATAGTCAGTTCTTAATCTCAATACATCGAAACTATCTTGCTTTGTAATCATTTTTCCCCAAGCATCTGCTATTACATGGTTCACAATTTTTTGACGGTATCTTAATGAGTCATATTGTTTGTAAACTGTATCTGGAATTGTTATATCTATTAAACTAGAATCGTAAAAACTACTTTGGTAAAGGAATGGAAAATTAATTTGCCTCGTTTCCTTATTAACATGGAATGAACCATTTTGAGTTGATATCTCAAATGCGAGTCCAATATAGCTGATAGAAGAATCCGTCATCCTATAATATGTTTCACCTCCTTGGTTTCTATGAATAGCAACATTTGCTTCTGGGAATAGATCTTTATCGGGCGATGAGTTAAAATCAACAATATTGAACATTGTAGAGTTTTGTGCAATTAATTTTGAAAAATCGAAACGTTGATTGGTTCCAAAATTTCCATAGTCAAAACTACTGGGATTGTTAGTAATAGAAAAATTAAACTTGTTTCCCACTATTGGTATTGGTGCTTTTTGTAGTACAACTTGCCCGTAAATATTAGACCGCATGGATAGAAGAATAATGAGGAGTATTATTTGAGATTGTTTCATAATGAGTATTGGTATTAAATGGCAAAGATAAGATTTTCATCTTGGTATTAGTCCTACAAAAAAAGAGCGACTTATTGCTAAGCCGCTCTTATATTTTCGAGAAGTATTATATAATCTGCTCATGGTTGCGTGTTATAACCAACCATAACATTTACTAATTCTTAATAAAACGTTGCCCTTGCAACATTTCTCCATTGTTACCATATATTAAAATATGATATACACCAAAAGCTAAATGCGAAACATCAAGTAAAGTTGAATTACTACCATTCAATGTTTGTTCGCTTACGATAGCACCCATTTGGTTAACGATTTGAAGTTTATTGGCAACAGTGCTCATGTCTCCAAATGTGATTTGCAAATTACTATTAGTAGGGTTCGGATACAATTGCATCGGACTATAACTCATGTGGCCTAATCCTTTATTTTCTAAAGCTATTTGGCCTAGCATACGGCTAGTGCCATCAACTTGCAGGGTCCATAACTGATAATAATTGGTACCCATTGCAGGGGTGTGATGCACCAATTGGTAGTTGGCCGTTTCGCCATTTGCAAATGCGGTTTGTGTTCCTATTGCACTTGTATGATATATATTCGTTCCATGTCTTATTTCATATAGTGAACCTATATCTTCATTTGCCGCCATCCATTTAATTGTAGCCACACTGTTTTGTATGGTTCCTGCTAGATTTACCAATTCAACAGGCAGTGCTTCTGCCTCGCTGCTAAAGCTCCATGTAGAGAAATGCGATACAGGATATTTAGGGTCGTTTGTTATAGTATTATTGGTAATATTTAATGCAGGCCTTCCACCTAAATCGGCCCAGTTGCCATTGGTATAAGGATCGGGATGTGTATATATACGCAAACCACTTTCGGTAATACCATTTAACTCACCATCAAAATATTTGAAGGTAACTTGTGCTGATAGATTTGTATTGGTAGTCGGATTAATAGTATAATATCTTTTAATTCCTTGGTGACCATTAAATGCACCACTGTTTCCACTTGTAATAGGTGTTCCAGTTACGCGAGTAACAACATAGTTATTGCTGCTTTGTGTAGTTTCTGTTATATATAATCCCAATCCGCCAAATGTATCTTTCACATTTTGAGTAAGTGTATGCAACGTATATAATTTACCTTGAATATTAGATGAATTCGTTTCTATAATGCTTCCAGTATTAGTCATAATTACAGAGTCACTTCCAGTATGCAATTGGCCACTGTTAAAAGTTAATTTATTGCTAAAAGTAATCGGACTATTTATGGTAACACCGCCGCTACCATTCATATATATATTCTTAACATTGCCTGTGAAAGTATTTGAAGGTAAGCTTAGTGCAGAAGTATTGGTAAATGCAACTATTCCATTAGAAGCATTGATATTACCTGTAGTGCGAGAAACAGTTCCAGTAATAAATAATGAATCTGTATTAATATCTAATGTTCCAGAAGTTAGAGTTAAATCACCATTTACAGTTAAATTACTATTTAAAGAAGATGCACTATAGTTTATATAATCTCCACTTGTTCCGGTAGCCGTTCTACCTATAACTATTGGTGTAGTTCCTGCTGCATGGTTCACAGTATTTGTGCTTCCCCATGTTCCGTTAGTAGACGTTACAGCATACAATGCGGTACCATCATTATTATAAAAACCTATTCTGCGAATACCATTAGAAAGCGATGAAGGAATAATACTTGCCCACGCACTACCTACACCATCGTAAGCACTAGTATACCAAGTAGTGAATGTGGTTGTGATACCATCGTTTTCTGTCCAAGAACCATATATTGGTCTACCACTGCCAGCCGTATTATCATATACAAATGCAAAATTTTCAGCATCTGTGTGCGAAGTTCCAGCCATAGGTAATCCAGTAGTATAATCCAACATTCTAATAGTATTGGTTGAGTGTAATGATTGCGTGATTAAAGAATCACCTATGGCATTGGTTCCATTATTCATTTGCACATAGAAATATATATCATTCCCTGCAGTGAATACAGCATTGCCAGTGGGAACTAAACTAAACCATCCCGTATAAGAACCAGAACTATCAGTAGTGAGGGTAGCATATCTGCTTGATGAAGTAAATTCATTACTAGAAAATTCAGAAGCTAATGAACCAAAAGATTTACCAGAACTATATCCAACTAGGTACCCTGCCGAACCCTGTGTACTATTATATATAGCAAACATATTTCCGGCTCCGTTAGCTGATAATGAAGTTGCTGTACTTCCAGCTACGGTATATTTATAAGTTGCATTAGGGGTTAAATTATTTACACTCAAACGACAAGTATAAGGAAACCTACTGCCTGCTGTATTACCATTAATAGCATATTGTGGGAATATAACTTCAGCAATTGCAGGTGCATCAGTTACATTAAAGGTAGAACTTGTTGCATCCCAATCGAGGCTTAATGTCCTTTGTGCTTTTAATGTAAGGGTAGCACCAATTGCAGTATGTGTGAGGGTGCTATAAGTTGCAATACCTGCCACAGCAAATGTATCAATAGTTGTGCCTGCAAGTGTACCGGTAGAGGTAATTCTTATTTGTGCAGCAAAGTTCAAATCCAAATTATTATTAGCGTCAATGGCTTTTACTTTCACCGCAGGCGACATAGAATAATTAGTATATACATTCGTTGCGTTTTGTATATATGCCAATTGTGATGCAGCAACATTTATTACATTATTTGTTGAACCTGAATTTTGATCTTCCACCGCTGTAAGCTGACTTCCAACATTTGCAGTGATATCAGAACTTTTAATTCTAAATACCAGACCTAATCCAGCTATGGTATTTTTCAAAGTAGTCATATCGCTATTGAGCCATACTTTTAAAGTATAAGTTTTTGAAGAATCATCAGCTATATGACCTAGGTCGCCATAATTATTTGAGATAGAGCTAAAAGTTATATTGGTAGAATTAATAGTTCCAGTTAGCGTATTGCTTCCATCGCTAAGTTCAGCACCTGCAATAGCTAATGACCAATCAGTAACTGTATTGCCAGTACCTTGGTTAAAAATCATTTGCGATATATAGCTTGATAAAGTATCTGTTGAAGAAGTAGCACCATCATCCTGTATTGTGAAATCAAAATTTAGAGAAGATGCACCCTGACTATTCACTACAGAAGATATTGTAGCTGGTTCGCTACCTCCACCTGCTGAAATAGTGCCGGTACCAGGAGGTAATGAAATAGTTCTTGTATTACCTGTTTCGCTGCCTGTATTAATAGTAGCTGGAGTTGTGCTTCCAGTTGTCGTAAATGCTCCAGAAGCAATATTCGTCGCAAGTGTACGGCCCACGGTTGATGTGCCAATTGCGGCCACATTGCCCACAATTAAATAATTACGAACACTTGAAAATCCTGTTTCACCAGTAATAGTAAATGCCATAGAGTTGGCGTATGATAATGGCGTAACTGAAACATCGCTATCTACTCCACTTGTTGTGTTAATAATTCCATCACCATTATAGTCTCTAATTATTCTAACTGCAGTAATATCAGTACTAGTAGCCGTTCCCGTTCTAGTAACCGTAACGCCTGTAAAATCAACTGCTGCATTGGGTGTTACAGTGAACCCTGATAATACTTCGCTGCTATATCCTTGATAAATTGGACCAGTAGGTTGTGTAATATTTCCTAAGGTTGAAGTAGTGCTAGTTGTAAATGCAGTAGTGCTTAAGGTACTTGTTCCACTACTGGCAATAGTCCAATTAGAAGTATTGGTAACAAGAGATTTGTATGAAGCAAGGGTTGGTTGGTTTGCACGCGAACCTGTATATTGTCCTGATGTTGCTCCTGAACTTGCTATAGCTATATTACCATTTGATACATTAAGATCGCTAGGCAAATAAGAAGTATTGCTGCTTGCTGAACCCGTGCTAATCCAGTTGGCAGGGAAGGTTAAACCAAATAACATGGTACCTGCAACTGTACTTGGGTTTGTATTAGTACCCCAATCGGAATTGGAAGCAGAAGTGCCCGCTCCTGAACCTTGATAGGCAAATATTTGGTCGCCACTTGCAGAAATTCCATTTAATGTTTGTGATACAGAACCCACTGATGGACTCGCACCGTCTTCAATTTTAATAACAGTTCCAGCGGCTACATTGTTTCCCGAACTATTAGTCCACGTTACAAAGTTTTCGCCTCCACGACCATTATTGGTGGTGGTAGATGAACTGGTGCTTAAGAAACCATTATCGGTAAATTTAATTATGGTATTTGGAACAAGGTCTACCCAAGTTACAAATGAAAAATTGTCAGGAGTATTTGAATTAAAACCTATAATAGAAATATCGCCAATGCTTAATACTGTTGGGCTTTCAACCTTCACATTAAAGGTAGGTGTGGATGAAGAACCACCACCAAAATGATATATTCTTATATAATATACTGAGCTAACCATTAAGCCAGTCAAATTTACTTTTTCAACGCCTCCTGCACCATTGGCATCAGCACAATTTACGTTTGAACTATTGCAAGATCCACTTCTCACATCAACCACTGCATTATAACTGGCACCTGGTGTAACAGTAATCGTATGTGATGTGGTTGTTGCGGTAAATTTATACCATACATCAGCTATGGTGCCGCTGCTGGTATTGCTGTTACAACTAATTGCAGAAATAGACTGTGTAGCATTGAGCGAAGTACCCGCAATAGCAGTAGCATTCACGGTAAGCGTGGTTGCTCCACTACAATCGTCGTTGGAAGGTGATATATCAAATGTATTACTACTAATATCCCAATCTAAAGTGCTGGTGCGTTCTGTATTTAAAGCTATGCCAGTAGCAACTGCTGTGTGTGTTAGGGTACTAAAAGTAGCAACCCCTGATGAGGCAGCAGCATCAACTTGAGTTCCACTTAAACTGCCTGAGGAAGTAATTCTAATCTGACTTGTGAAATCTAAATCTCTGTTGCCATTCGCATCAATGGCACTTACAGTAATAGCCGGCGACATAGCAATGCCAGCGATGGCATTACTCGTGTTTTGTATATAGGTTAGTGCACTTGCTGCAACATCTATAAGGTTTTTGCTAGAGCCTGAATTTTGATCTTGACCAGAAGCTAATTGACTTACAGTTAACGTAACGTCATTACTTAGAATTTTGAAAACCAATCTTTGTCCATCAATGGTGTTTTTCAAAGTGGTCATATTTGTTTTGAGCCATACTTTTAAAGTATAGGTTTTAGTAGAATCATCAGCAACATAACCTAAGTTTCCCGATGAGTTAGAAATAGAACTAAAAGTAATATTACTGCTATTAATAGTGCCTGTCATATTATTCGTTCCGTCGCTAAGTTCAGCACCTGCAATGGCTATCGACCAATCGGAGACTGTATTTCCACTACCCTGATTGAACACCATTTGTGATATTTGAGTAGCCACATTATCATTAGCTGGCGTGGCACCATCATCTAATATATCGATATCGAAATTGAGTGATGAAGTTCCTTGTGAGTTAATAATTGAAGAAATAGTTGTAGGCTCTGTTCCTGCACCCGCGGTTATAGTTGAAGTACCAGGAGGGGCTGCAATAGTTCTTGAATTGCCATTTGCTGTTCCAGCACTCGAGTATGCATTGGTAGTATAATTGCCCGAGCTTATGCTTGCCGTAACTGTATTGCCAGCCGTTGAAGTTCCAGCACCAGCCACATTAGTTACTATCAAATAATAATGTGCAGTCGGAAAATTTGTTTCACCTGAAATGCTAAAGTTTATTGAACCAGCATAAGTAGCACCTGCACCAGAAACGCTACTATCAGCACCATTGATAGCACCATTGCCATCATTGTCTCTAAAAATTCTTACAGAGGTTATATCTGTTGAAGTTGCAGTGCCCGAAGTTGTAACAGTAACTGCTGTAAAATCTATATTTGAACTTGGTGTTATACTAAAACCAGACAATACTATATCGCTAACACCCTGTGTTATTGAACCTGTTGGCTGTGTAATGTCAGCTAGTACCGTACTGTTAAAAGTTGTAGTACCTGCAGTGCCAGCAGTGCCTAAATAGTTTTCTTTCAAACTGCCTGTGCCACCATTATATTCATATATATCAACTGCATAAGCAGTAGATGGGTTGATGCCACTTGAAACAGTAATGATGGTTCCTGTACCATTATATATTACATAGTTTCCGGTGCCTGTTAATTGTAGCCCTGTTCCAGAACCAAAGGTAGATGTGGCGGTATATATAGTATTATCGGTAGGGGCTACTGCAGATGTGGCACTTAATCTTAAAACGACAATGCGTTTTGCACCGCCATTTGCCACAGGGTTTGTCCAAGTAGCTGTAATACTATTATTTGTAGTTCCAGTAAATGCAATTGAACCACTTGAAACATTAAGCGTTGGTTCATCAGCAAGTATTACAAAACTCCACGAAGGAACAGTTGATATTTGAGCAGCACTGCGAGTCCAATTAGTTGAATCATAGGACCTATTATATATATTGGTTTTTGTATTAACTGTGTTACCTGTATTGTTGCTATAAAAACCATTTGGATTAAAGAAAGTCATAGCACCTGTGCTTAATGCCGATGGCTGGTATGAGTTTGAAGTGGCACTTAAGTTTGAACCTGATGCAGTCCACCCTGAGTTCCCATTATTAAAACCTTCTAACAAATTTGTAGTACCACCTGAAACTGCCCAAGTTCCTTGGTAAGCAAATAATTGCTCACCTAGTGCACTCAAACTAAAATTACTTGGGTTGTTTGAATTCCATCCTGTACCGCTAATGCTCATTCCGTTACTCCATGATACTACTGTACCCATAGAAATAGTTGAAGGTGCAGTATATATTAAAAATCCTTCGCCTGTCATTTGCGTCGTCGCATCTGAGTATCCATTGTCTGTAAATTTGATAACTGTATTTGCAGCAATATCGACCAAAGCCACAAATGAAATTGCATCAGTAGTTGACGCATTAAATCCTATAACCGCAATATCTCCTTGACTTAAATTTCTGACAGAACCTGTAACTATAATAGTTTTTGCAGTGGCACCACTGCTACTGGCATTAATTAAACTTGCACTTGCTTGTGGTTGTATTGATAATGAAGTAGGTTTGTAACGAACATATATAGTAGTTGAAGAAAGTGTTCCGCTAGAATTTGCTAAACGAACAGTATCCTTAGCAACAAAACTACCGCCAGTTCCAGTAGAAATTTCAAAACCTGTGGGTGGGGCAATCCTAACACTATCAGTTAAATTTGAACCTGAAACTGTGAATGATTGTTCAGATGAAGTAGTGTTTATAGCTGATGTGGTGAAGTCATTGGGTGTTCCTGCTAAAGTAATAATAGGTGTTGTGTTTATTACATTTGATGGGCTCGTTAATGCTAGACTGTATATTCTGAAATTCCCTGAACTACTGCTTGAACCATATATTAGTATTCTAATAGTTAATATGGTTTCAATTGTATTTCCAGGAGCAGGTATTGTCGCTGTATTGGAAGTGCTTGAAGTGCCGATACTTGTCACCGTGCCCCCTCTTGTGTTTGAAGCGGCCGAATTTGAGCCACTCACTGTAGAGAAAGATGGAGATGCACCATAACCGTAGGTCACAGTATAATCTCTTGCAGCAGTTGTAGTAGTACTTACAGCTGCAATGATTGCTAAATTAAAAGTATCATTTGAAAAAGTTTGACTAGAACCCAAAGTAATGGAAAATTCTAAATATTTGCTAGAGCTAGAAGATGTTGGCCATCCTGTTGTTCTATGAAATGTGTTAGCACCTACACCACTTACACCACTACCATTTATTGAAATTGTGCTTAAAGTTGGTGATGTTAATGCACTTGTTTTTGCACCATTTTGATTTGTTGTACTTGTGGCATAATTGGCACTTGAAATACTTGGTGTGAAATCCCAGCTTACGAAGTTTGTCTGCGCAGTACTCATTATTGGACCAATCAAAATAAAGGATAAGATAACAACTGCCTTGGATAATGTTGTTTTCATAAGATAATTTAATAACGTGTTTTTCATTTATATAATTTTATAGTGTTTGTGAAGATCTTTTTTAATGGGCACGAAGTTAACCATAATAACATTACGTTTATGTTAACTCAAAACTAAAAAAGACGATTTAAACCGCTTGCTAATTAATGGTAGATAAAGCTTCTCAAAGGTATTTCTTTTTTAACCAAGGTGGCATTATTTTAGGAATAATGACAAAGGCATTGCCCATTTTAATTGCTTAAAAGCATTGATGCAATCCAATTATACCTTGTCAAATTTTGTAATCTGATTCCTTCACCCTTTGTTTGCAGTGTTATAACGCATCATGATTCGATACAACATTACTAGCCTCAATCCGAGTTCCCATTTTTTGCAAATAGAAGTAATCATTGATGGGCTTAAACCTGGAATTCCTGTGGTTGTGAGTCTTCCGCTATGGAGACCTGGCCGCTACGAAATGCAGAATTACCCAAAAAACATAAGACAATTTAAAGCTTATGATATTGATGGGAGTGAATTGTCTCTAGCAAAAACACAAAAGGGTAGCTGGCAAATTGAAACTAAAGGCAATTGTGAACTTAGAATTGTATACGAATACTATGCACACCAACTCGATGCCGGTGCCAGTTTTGTAAACCATGCCCAATGGTATGTGAACCCATGTAATTGTATGATATATATAGAAGGACAAATGGATAGTGCTTGCGAATTATATATCAATGCTCCCAAAGATTATGAAATAGCGATTGCACTTTCTCAAGTTTCCGACCGAGTATATATAGCCGACAATTATCATACACTTGCCGATTCGCCCTTTATTGCATCACCATCACTACAAAAGGTTTCCTTTCAATTAGGGAATTGTCCGATATATCTTTGGTTCCAGGGAAATTTTAAATTTGACTCCGAAAAATTAATAACGGACTTCGAGAAATTTTGTAAAGCCCAAGTAGATTTATTTGGCGACCTAGAATGCAATGAATATCATTTCTTTTTTCAAATGTTGCCCTATTCTTTTCATCATGGGGTAGAGCATGCAAATAGCACGGTGATTGCGATGGGGCCTCATGCTAATTTCGATTTACGTGCATTTTACCGTGAGTTTTTGGGTATTAGCAGTCACGAATTTTTTCATTTGTGGAATGTAAAACGCATTCGTCCAAATGATATGTTGCCCTACAAATATAATATAGAAAACTATAGTACTTTGGGTTGGGTTTACGAAGGTTTCACTACCTATTATGGTGATATCATTTGTATTCGAAGTGGGGTTTATACTAATGAAGAATGGTTAGAAACTTTCAGCAAACACTTGCAACGCCATTTCGACAACGCAGGCCGTTATCATTTGTCAGTAGCACAAAGCAGTTACGATACTTGGCTCGATGGATATAGTAATCTTGTACCTCATCGAAAAGTTAATATATATACCGAAGGACTCTTGGCCGCTTTTATTTTGGATATGAGCCTTCGAGAAGAAACAGAAGGCAAAAAAAATCTTGACGATTTGATGCGAAATATGAATGCCCAATATAAAAAAGGAGAAGGCTATTCAGAGGCATCTATCAAACAAATGTGTGAAACCATCACTGAAAAAAATTACGATTGGTTTTTTAATGACATTATAAATTCCTGCGGTTATATAGAACAGTATTTGCCAGATGCATTGCAACTTTCAGGTCTTGCATTACAAATATTACCCAATAATAATCCTTTAGAAAGAGTATTTGGATTTAAATATATAAAAGCAAACTACGCTTGGCAAGTTTTGGCTATTTGGCCCGGAAGCCCTTCACACCAAGCGGGTCTAGATATTGATGATATGATTGTTTCTATCAATGGACAATATAGCATGAACGAAATGGATGCCGATAATATTCCAGTTTTGGGCCCTATTATAGTAGAAGTAGAAAATTTTGGTGTGAAACGCACACTCACTATTAATCCAAGTCAAGATAACTTTTATAATATATATTCAGTGAATATAATAGATG from the Bacteroidota bacterium genome contains:
- a CDS encoding T9SS type A sorting domain-containing protein; protein product: MKQSQIILLIILLSMRSNIYGQVVLQKAPIPIVGNKFNFSITNNPSSFDYGNFGTNQRFDFSKLIAQNSTMFNIVDFNSSPDKDLFPEANVAIHRNQGGETYYRMTDSSISYIGLAFEISTQNGSFHVNKETRQINFPFLYQSSFYDSSLIDITIPDTVYKQYDSLRYRQKIVNHVIADAWGKMITKQDSFDVLRLRTDYENLYFTEEYKNNTGQWAMLQSNQKSSGTYYDFWTTGFILPVASVYVDKLGEAAGVVWLANYNLPAPQISPSTNLTIYPNSSSGIFTISYNTTVVQKSELYIYNMQGEKVHEETWNNPATKTLDLSFLSKGMYIIKLAGETQKILID
- a CDS encoding PA2169 family four-helix-bundle protein, with translation MENPNQKIIDKLNHFIAIAEDGKIGYENAAKDVKDNQMKAIFEKYSKQRSGYIEELQKQVHHLGSAAEDSGGPVGLLHRVLMDIKSVLTSGDKNAIINACITGEEAAVKHYTDTLEETLFPDNIRAMIQKQLSGIHQALSEIKSNISAE
- a CDS encoding Bax inhibitor-1/YccA family protein; protein product: MENQFQFNNSVPQTQEGAIPKTFVANVFSWMAFALGISGALAYMFGTDASLMESLFERGRGMTALGYVVMFAPIGLVLVMNMAMQRLSFPVLLILFTLFAVSMGMSLSFVFMVYKLGSIFQIFLISSGMFGAMAVLGYTTKTDLTKLGSLLMMALFGIIIASVINMFVGSRGMSLVISFISVIVFTGLTAYDVQKIKTLGSQVEAGTETTAKLSILAAMGIYLDFINIFLALLNLFGDRK
- a CDS encoding DUF748 domain-containing protein; translated protein: MAVLKAKPKSPKKTKNRKWKIFGITLLVLVGIRLALPYIILHYANKTLATMHGYYGHIKDIDLSIYRGAYTIKDFYINKVDSITKQKTPFISSEVIDISVEWKSLFHGRIVGELEFDNPVLRFTKDKAEPAQIQKDTTDFRQVLDKFMPLKINRFEIMNGKIQYIDSTSKPIVNIMMDQTHVLAENLSSVRDTALLPARVTANANVYKGTLSFNMKMNPLADKLTFDMNAELKNTNLPELNNFFKAYANIDINKGVFGLYTEIAGKDGKYKGYVKPVIKDLDVLGPEDRKDPFKQKLWEGVVGTAGIVLENRKKDQIATKVIIEGAFGKTEINIWYAVADLLRNAFIHAIHPAIDNEVNITSVGKKEKKGNFFKRIFRKKE